Proteins from one Hoplias malabaricus isolate fHopMal1 chromosome 2, fHopMal1.hap1, whole genome shotgun sequence genomic window:
- the LOC136686711 gene encoding uncharacterized protein translates to MASGYPVCEELRLVMLGNTGVGKSAIANAILGTEAFRETETRVSEIQRRPVHHRIISIIDTPGINNTALSPEQQETETECCISLSAPGPHVFLLVIRAGKITEDDRNAVNWIQEKFGEEALKFTMVLFIGKEEMTSRQFKEIFQDVCDSITKCGADYSLINSKSEVNPAQITKLLEKIETIVQQNGERYYSQKMYKAVQRKRVTKKRETREKNGAEKTPEFQVTLDKFSLECKAAFQNKQLKSGDLTLQKNYDYTFKIILLGDSYIGKSNLLTRFIRNEFYNDMKATVNLDIATCSIEMDGRTIRAEIWDTAGTERFTAISIPYYRGAVGALVVYDITKYSTYKNVKHWLNNLREHADSNIVIMLVGNRSDLREQREVPIDEARAFAQRNTLSFIETSALYSINVVEAFTNLLIEIYRAESRRQNADRSKHNNVVNLCVPTSTNRRRRFKKCC, encoded by the coding sequence tgtgtgaggagctgAGGCTGGTGATGCTGGGGAACACTGGTGTTGGAAAGAGTGCAATAGCCAACGCTATATTAGGAACAGAAGCCTTCAGAGAAACAGAAACCAGAGTGAGTGAGATCCAGAGAAGACCAGTGCACCATAGAATCATCTCCATCATCGACACTCCAGGAATCAACAACACAGCCCTCAGTccagagcagcaggagactgAAACAGAGTGCTGCATCTCCCTCTCTGCTCCTGGTCCTCATGTGTTTCTGCTGGTGATCAGAGCTGGGAAAATCACAGAAGACGACAGGAATGCTGTGAACTGGATTCAGGAGAAATTTGGAGAAGAAGCTCTGAAGTTCACCATGGTGCTCTTCATTGGAAAAGAGGAAATGACCAGTAGACAATTCAAGGAGATTTTTCAGGATGTATGTGATTCCATTACAAAATGTGGAGCTGATTATAGTCTGATCAACAGTAAGAGCGAGGTTAATCCTGCTCAGATCACAAAGCTGCTGGAGAAAATTGAGACCATAGTTCAACAGAATGGAGAACGTTATTACAGTCAGAAGATGTACAAGGCAGTACAGAGAAAAAGAGtcacaaagaaaagagagacaAGAGAAAAAAATGGAGCAGAAAAGACCCCAGAGTTTCAGGTGACATTGGATAAATTCTCACTTGAATGTAAGGCAGCGTTTCAAAATAAACAGCTGAAATCAGGAGACTTGACTCTTCAGAAGAATTATGAttatacttttaaaataatcCTCTTGGGTGATTCCTACATAGGGAAGAGTAACCTGCTGACACGTTTCATACGCAATGAGTTCTACAATGACATGAAGGCCACCGTTAATTTGGACATTGCTACTTGCAGTATCGAAATGGATGGAAGGACCATAAGAGCTGAGATTTGGGACACAGCAGGAACAGAGCGTTTTACAGCAATAAGTATACCATATTATCGGGGTGCAGTGGGGGCTCTTGTGGTGTATGACATCACTAAATACTCTACATATAAAAATGTGAAGCATTGGCTAAATAACCTAAGAGAACATGCCGACAGTAACATTGTCATCATGTTAGTGGGCAACAGGAGTGACCTGAGGGAGCAGAGAGAAGTGCCTATTGACGAGGCCAGAGCCTTTGCACAGAGAAATACTCTATCTTTCATAGAGACGTCGGCTTTGTACTCCATAAATGTTGTAGAGGCTTTCACAAATCTCCTCATAGAAATCTACCGAGCCGAATCACGAAGGCAGAACGCAGACAGGTCTAAACACAACAATGTGGTAAACCTCTGTGTGCCAACTTCTACAAACAGGCGAAGAAGATTCAAAAAGTGTTGCTAG